TGAAGAGAAACAGGATATTTGACCTCAATTTACATATTCATACCGTACTATCTCCCTGTGCTGATCTGAATATGACACCAGGTCTTATTATTGAAAGAGCTCTTGAGGAAGAGCTGGATATTATTGCTATAACCGATCATAATTCAGCCGGCAATCTGGAAGTGTTATTAAAATTGGCCGACGGAGAGAAGTTAAGAGTAATTCCGGGACTGGAAATCGAAACCAGGGAGGAAGTGCACTATCTCTGCCTGGTGGAAAAGCTGGAGCAGGCTGTAAGAATTCAGAATTTTGTTCATGAACAACTGCCGGAGCAAAAAAACAGAGAGGAGTATTTTGGTTATCAGATAAAAACCAACCTCAAGGATGAATATGAGGAGAAAGAAAAATTAATGCTGGCTGCAGCAGCTGATATAACGATCTCCGAACTGCAGGATAGAGTTAAAAAAGAAAACGGACTTTTGATACCATCTCATGTCCTGCGGAGTCAGGGTTTGATATATCAGCTGGGTTTTATACCTCCGCAGCTCGACCTGCCTGTTCTGGAGGTCAATGACCGGTCTGAAATTCCTGAATTGCGCCAGCAGTATCCGGATAGAGTTTTTATTAAAAACCAGGATAGCCACCGGCCGCGAGAAATCAAAAAAGGATTTTCGCTGAAGATGGAAGACCCAGGCTTTAAATCCCTTAAAAAAGCTTTGACCTCTCAAAGGCAGTCCAATATAATTTTGCCGCCCTCAAAATAGCAGCATTAATATTATTGAAAAGGAGGAAGAAAAAAATGAGTAAAAAGCGCCTGGATTGTCGGGGAATGGACTGCCCTCAGCCTGTTGTCGAGACCAAACAGGCACTGGAAGAGTGTTCTTCTTTAGATGTTGTTCTGGATAATGAAACCGCGGCTAGAAATGTTTCGCGTATAGCGGAAAATTCTAATTTTGAGGTGAAAAAGGAGTTCAAGGAAGAGGAGATCATACTGCATATAAGCGAAAGCGATGTTGAGGCGAAAAAAGAGGAAAAGAAAACGAAAACAGCTCAAACTGCATCCCGCTTCGAGGGAGAGGTCCGGCCGGCTGCCAATTACTTTATTACCACTTCCCGATTGGGTGAGGGGCCAGAAGAGCTGGGGGAAAAATTGGCTTAAAAATTAATTATATTCAGCTCCGGGCCCCGGGAGCAATAAAAAGGGATTCTTTAAAAAATTGGTTGGAGAACATTCGGTTTTTTGGAAAAAACCATCTTTTATTTTTTCTGGGTGATATCATCCCTGCATTTTGGACAACCTCGATATTTATTCTTCTTCCAGGTCCAAAAAGCACCCATTTCCATGGGATAACCCCAGCAGCCACAATCACAATCATGGTCTTTATCTGCCTGGCGTTCACACCATTCCAGGGTGAAATTATAATCCAGACTTATATACGAATTAAGCATTTCTTCGATATTTTCCCTGCTGCTTTCCGGAAGCCAGCTTTTTATCATCAGTACTTTAGCTTCCCGGACCGCTTTTTCCCGGTCACTAAAGTCCCCCCTGGTTTCACCGCCAGCCTTGAGTATATAACCCTCTTTATTTTTATTAATACGCAGCAGTTCTCCGGTTTTTAATCTTCCAACTTCAATTTCCATGTTATTACCTCCCGCGTAATGCGTCAGAAAATATACTATAATTTATACATCAACCGGCAGTCTGTATTCCATTTTTACAAATAATTTATTTAACAGTATAGAACTAATCACCACCAGCGGCAGAGATAAACCAATCCTCAGCAGAGTAAATTCCAGGCCAATTATTGAGGCTTCCATGATGCTCATCGGTATCATTACCAGCGAGGCAGCGGTGATATAGGTGAAAATTGAACTGTAATCAGCACCCTTGTTGTAAAGGGAATTAGCCACGGGGAAAGCGACAAATGTTCCTCCGACTGTAGTTGCTGCCAGCAGGATAGCATATATATACCGGCGAACGCCGGAAGCTGCACCAAAACTATTTTCCACTTTTTCCCGGCTGATCCAGACTTCAAACAGACCGATAATGACAAAAGCGGGAGGAAGAATCAACAGCATATCACGGGCGAAAATTATAAAATTATCTGTCATAACCTGGCCCAATTCAAAATTGATCACCTGAGAGATCAGTAAAAACAGAATAAACAACCCAAAGATACCGTAATTTCTTTTCTTTTCATCCATTACAATAATACCTCCCCATAGTAAAGTCCCATGAGAAAAGTTAATATGATGGTGATAATCAGACTGGCGGCATTGCGGTAAATTGTACCTTTAATCCCCATATACTCTTTTTCCACTGGATAGGTTACTACCCCTACCATTTTTAAAGAGATCACGAAGCCGGCAATCACTGTGTAACTTACTCCCCGGGATAAAAGCACTCCAGCCAGGGGATAGGCTATAAATCCCGGCATCATTGTAATGGATCCCACAATGACTGCCAGCAGTCCGCCCAGCAATATATTTTCTCCTCCCAGATAAATTACGATGAAATCTTCAGCAAAAGCCATTATTATAGCAACAAAAACTAAAATCATAAGATAATTAGGTAAAATCTTAAGCAATTTTTTCGTTCCCCGGCGAATTCCCTGCCATGTTTTTTTGCGGCTAAAAATTAAAGAAATTATCAGTAATATAACCATTATAATATAAAGATATTCCATGAATAACCCCCCAATAAATTTTTCTCTTTTTATATAATTCAAAATTTTATAAGAAAGTCCTTGTGTTTTTTATGATCTTTCATTTCGCTTTATAATCCGTGATTTAATTGATTCATGGATGGATAGACATCAATCAGCCTAAAACTTGACAAAGATGTTAGGATAAACTATAATAATGCATGAAAGATAAAACCCCTAGGGGGTATACATTGGAGGTGCAATTAAATATGAATGATGAAAAAGAGATGAGAGATATAACATTTTCGGTGGAGGGGATGAGCTGTGCTGCCTGCGCTCAGCAGGTGGAAAAAACACTTGCCGGTGCAGAGGGTATAGCTGAAGCCAGTGTGAATATCAACAATGAAAAGGGCACTGTGCAATATGATCCTGATATAATAAATTATGGGACGCTTGAAGAGCTGGTCGAGCAGAGCGGATACAGCATAAAAAAGGAGAAGCAGGAACTGCCAATAAATGGTATGACCTGTGCTTCCTGTGCTCAGGCTGTGGAGAAAAATCTGGCCGGACTGGAAGGTGTGCTGGAGGTCAATGTGAATCTGGCCACTGAGAAAGCCAGCATAGAATATCTGCCCAATGTTGTGAGTGAACGCAGCTTTATCAGTGCTGTTAAGGAAGCGGGATATGAGGTTGATCTCGGCAGCCAGGAAGAGGGCGAGAATGAAAAGACAAGAGAAGAGATAGAGATGAAAAAATCCAGGCGCAAACTGATTTATGCATTTGTTTTTACCATTCCGGTATTTATTCTCATGTTTGGCTCTATTTTCGGTCTGACACTGCCTATAGAGCAAAATATTCAGGGGCTTATTGAGGCTGCACTGGCCTTTCCCGTAGTTTTCATTCTCGGTTATAAAACTCACAAAGGTGCTATAAATTCTATTCGCCACGGTGGAGCCAATATGGACGTTCTGATAACCATGGGTACATTTGCCGCCTATGGTTACGGTCTATCAGCCTTCATATTCGATGTCGATAGGTTCTTCGGGCTGGCAGCCGGTATTATGGCCTTCCATCTGCTGGGGAGATTTTTGGAAACCAAAGCAAAAGGCAGGGCCTCTCAGGCCATCAAAAAGCTGCTGGAACTGGAAGCTGATACTGCCAGGCTTATAGTCGACGGAGAAGAAATGGAAGTGCCGGTGGAAAAGGTAAATGTAGATGATGTGATGATGATAAAACCCGGTGAAAAAATTCCCACAGACGGTGAAGTGATTGAAGGGCGAAGTGCAGTGGATGAATCTATGGCCACAGGTGAATCGATGCCCGTAGAAAAGGAAGATGGTGACGAGGTTATCGGGGGTACGATCAATAAACAGGGGGCCCTAAAGGTTAAGGCCACCAGGGTTGGGGAAGATACTTTCCTCTCGCAGGTCATAAAAATGGTAGAGGAAGCTCAGGGTTCGAAGGTTCCAATCCAGGCTTTTGCCGATAAGGTGACTTCCTATTTTGTTCCCACTGTGATTGGGCTTGCCGCCCTTACATTCATACTCTGGCTTGTAGTCGGAGGTACGGCCGCTGCCACCACTGCCGTATTTGCCAGCATCGCTGTACTGGTTATAGCCTGTCCCTGTGCTCTGGGCCTGGCCACTCCTACAGCCCTCATGGTTGGAACTGGCAAGGGAGCTGAAAATGGTGTGCTGATAAGAGATGGGGAAGCAGTGCAGACTATGAAAGATATTACAGCTATAGTGCTCGATAAGACGGGGACTATTACTAAAGGGGAACCTGAAGTGACTGATGTTGTTCCTGCTGCCAATTACGATGAAAATGAGGTACTGCGCATTGCCGCCAGCGCCGAACAGTCATCAGAACATCCTCTGGGCGCAGCCATTCTCCAGGGAGCAGAAAAGAGAGGACTGGAACTTTTAGACATCGAAAACTTCAGCGCTGTTGTGGGGCGTGGTGTAAAAACTGACAGTGAGGAAGGGAAAATTTTAGTTGGTAATCAGAAGCTTATGAGAGAAAATGATATAGATATTGAACATCTCGAAGATGAGGTTGTATCTCTGGAGGAAGAGGGCAAGACAGCTATGCTGGTGGCCCTGGAAGGTGAAGCTGCAGGTATAATTGCTGTGGCTGACACCCTCAAAGAGGATTCCGAAAATGCCATTGCAGCCTTTAAAAACATGGGCCTGACAACTGTAATGATAACAGGGGATAATGAGCGTACTGCCCGTGCTATTGCCGACAAAGTCGGCATTGAAAGGGTCCTGGCTGAGGTCATGCCCGATGAGAAATCTTCAGAGATAAAGAAACTGCAGTCACAGGGTGAAAATGTAGCCATGGTCGGTGACGGGATAAATGATGCCCCTGCTTTAAAACAGGCCAATGTCGGAATCGCCATAGGTACCGGAACTGACATCGCCATCGAATCCTCTGATCTCACACTGGTCAGAGGAGAGCTGAGTGCTGTTGTTTCCGGACTCAAGCTTAGTAAATACACATTTTCCACCATCAAACAGAATCTCTTCTGGGCCTTCATATACAACACAGTAGCCATTCCGGTGGCTGCTCTGGGGCTTTTAAATCCCATTATAGCTGCCGGTGCCATGACGGTCAGTTCCATAAGTGTTATATTGAACTCCACCAGACTTAAAAATAAAGATCTGTCACTGGATGAAGAAGATTACGCTAAAGTCACGCCTGGAAAGGCTGAAGAAGCAGCCTGATCCATTCT
The nucleotide sequence above comes from Halarsenatibacter silvermanii. Encoded proteins:
- a CDS encoding PHP domain-containing protein, with the protein product MNWVWAVKRNRIFDLNLHIHTVLSPCADLNMTPGLIIERALEEELDIIAITDHNSAGNLEVLLKLADGEKLRVIPGLEIETREEVHYLCLVEKLEQAVRIQNFVHEQLPEQKNREEYFGYQIKTNLKDEYEEKEKLMLAAAADITISELQDRVKKENGLLIPSHVLRSQGLIYQLGFIPPQLDLPVLEVNDRSEIPELRQQYPDRVFIKNQDSHRPREIKKGFSLKMEDPGFKSLKKALTSQRQSNIILPPSK
- a CDS encoding sulfurtransferase TusA family protein — encoded protein: MSKKRLDCRGMDCPQPVVETKQALEECSSLDVVLDNETAARNVSRIAENSNFEVKKEFKEEEIILHISESDVEAKKEEKKTKTAQTASRFEGEVRPAANYFITTSRLGEGPEELGEKLA
- a CDS encoding permease, whose protein sequence is MDEKKRNYGIFGLFILFLLISQVINFELGQVMTDNFIIFARDMLLILPPAFVIIGLFEVWISREKVENSFGAASGVRRYIYAILLAATTVGGTFVAFPVANSLYNKGADYSSIFTYITAASLVMIPMSIMEASIIGLEFTLLRIGLSLPLVVISSILLNKLFVKMEYRLPVDV
- a CDS encoding heavy metal translocating P-type ATPase — protein: MNDEKEMRDITFSVEGMSCAACAQQVEKTLAGAEGIAEASVNINNEKGTVQYDPDIINYGTLEELVEQSGYSIKKEKQELPINGMTCASCAQAVEKNLAGLEGVLEVNVNLATEKASIEYLPNVVSERSFISAVKEAGYEVDLGSQEEGENEKTREEIEMKKSRRKLIYAFVFTIPVFILMFGSIFGLTLPIEQNIQGLIEAALAFPVVFILGYKTHKGAINSIRHGGANMDVLITMGTFAAYGYGLSAFIFDVDRFFGLAAGIMAFHLLGRFLETKAKGRASQAIKKLLELEADTARLIVDGEEMEVPVEKVNVDDVMMIKPGEKIPTDGEVIEGRSAVDESMATGESMPVEKEDGDEVIGGTINKQGALKVKATRVGEDTFLSQVIKMVEEAQGSKVPIQAFADKVTSYFVPTVIGLAALTFILWLVVGGTAAATTAVFASIAVLVIACPCALGLATPTALMVGTGKGAENGVLIRDGEAVQTMKDITAIVLDKTGTITKGEPEVTDVVPAANYDENEVLRIAASAEQSSEHPLGAAILQGAEKRGLELLDIENFSAVVGRGVKTDSEEGKILVGNQKLMRENDIDIEHLEDEVVSLEEEGKTAMLVALEGEAAGIIAVADTLKEDSENAIAAFKNMGLTTVMITGDNERTARAIADKVGIERVLAEVMPDEKSSEIKKLQSQGENVAMVGDGINDAPALKQANVGIAIGTGTDIAIESSDLTLVRGELSAVVSGLKLSKYTFSTIKQNLFWAFIYNTVAIPVAALGLLNPIIAAGAMTVSSISVILNSTRLKNKDLSLDEEDYAKVTPGKAEEAA